A region of the Cytobacillus luteolus genome:
AGCAGCAGGAGCAGCGCCTATTGTTATGCCTTTAGTTGGTGATATGTTTCGTGATGAAGATGAAGTCAGTAGTTCATTAGGTGTAATAGAAACGTCAAATACGTTTGGGAAGGTGCTAAGTCCTATACTTGGGGCTGCATTAGCTAGTTTTTTATGGTACTCGCCCTTTCTTGCATTCCCGGTGTTTTGTTTCATTTCCATTCTGTTAATGACTTTTCTAGTAAAAACACCTGATACAACAGAGGAGCCACCTCATTTTGGTGAATTTATCAGTAAAATTAAGGATATTTTTCTCGAAAAAGGACGTTGGATATACGCAGTTTTTGCGATTGGCTGCATACTAATGTACGTTTTATTTGGCGTCCTTTTTTATTTATCAAGTACATTGGAAGATAACTATGGGATTGATGGTTTGAAGAAGGGGTTAATATTGGCTATCCCTCTTGCCTCATTATGCCTAGCATCCTTTATTACAGGGAAGAAGATAAGCAAGAATAAAGTATTAATGAAATGGCTAACTTTTATAGGTCTTGTATTTTTAGCAACAGGGGTCTTCATCATCAGCTTTTCAGAAAACTTATGGTATTTACTTTCTGTATTCTTCTTGTGTGGAATCGGAATTGGAATGGCCCTACCATGTTTAGATGCCTTTTTAACAGAAGGAATTGAAAAGTCTCAACGTGGAACCATTACGTCTATTTATAGTTCAATGCGCTTTATAGGTGTAGCTGTTGGCCCACCTGTATTTGCTATCTTAATGGAAAATTCCCGTTTATTAATGTTTTATAGTACAACGGCAATTTGTATTTTTGCTGGAATTATTAGTCTCTTTGCAATTAAGCCGAAACAAACAAGTTAATATATAAAAAATAGCCCCAATCAAATTTTGATTGGGGCTAAAATAATTAATAAAACTCCATCTTTTCTTTTTAATCTTTACCGTATCCAACATCCTTGTCAGGGTGCATAAATGGAACACCTTTTGGAGGTTTTTTACTTTCAAGAAGTTCACGGTTTTCTGTTGTATTCCAGCCAATGTCATTCGTGGGATGTACCCATTCGTCTCCTGCCATGATAGATGGATCAACCTCATCGCTCCAATTATTTAATGGGGAATTAGGTGAATCATAAAAGCTATCTCCAATAACTACCCCATGCTCGTTTACAAAGGGTTCTTGCATTTTAATGCCTGTTCCTTTAAAGGAAGGAGCACTTATTTGATGTGGTTGTGTTTCATCTAATATTGGTGAATCAATCTCAAGCTTTTCTTCATTTTTCTTTTTTGCCATGGTATCACCACTCTCCATATAGGATTCAATTTTAGTATGAGCATATGAAATAAATATATGAGTCGAATATGGACAAACTAGTGGTGAGTTCATCTCATTATTATTACCATAGGGGGAATCCAAATGAAGCGAAAAGTTGCTAGAGACGCAGCAAGAAAATCAGCATTCACACCAACAGAAAGCCTGCCAGACACAGAATTTTCTGCAGAGGCCCGTTATGAAAATCCTGCCAAAGGTGCAAATCGAAATTCAAAAAAAGGCAATAGCACAGGAGAATAGACGATGAGAAAAGAAGTTAAGCACAAGAAGCATGCTGGCGATAACAACCATGTAATGTCTAAGGATTTGCTAAAAGAAGAATTTGGACATGAAATGGGAGACCCCAATTCAGCCAAAGCTTATGAACTTTTAGCAGATACTAATCAAAAAAAGAAGCAAGATAAGAAAAAGTAAGATAAAAAAGCTGACTCATTTATTGAGTCAGCTTCTCAAGGAAGACCTACTATAAGATTGTATTACTCATATTTGTAGTGAATATTTCAGCATGAGGTTCATACGGATCATAATACACAAGCATCATTGTTTCTGTGTCTATAATTTCTCCAGATTGCAAATACTCACCTAAATCAAACGGCAATGTCTCTAAAACAGTGTGCTTAAATATATCTTTTTCAGATAGGTTAAGCTCTAAATACGCTTCACCTAAAATTGAAGGATTTTCAAGGATGTTTCGATAATGAGAAGATCTAGATTCCTTCGTCATCATATCTGTCCACCATGGTTTTCTAGGCTTGTACTTATGATTCTTGAGATAATCATATTTCATAAAACCTTCAATGATTGAAATGTTCTCCACATCCATTGAAGCCATAAAATCGTGAAGCCTTTTAAATAGGTCCTCTAGTTGATGGCCAATTCTTGACCAACCTTGTTCCTCCCAATAAGCCCCAAATTGCTGGAAGAAATCAAAAGGAGTTTCAAACACTTTTGTTACCAAATATTCGATAGTTGCATCCATTCTATGATCATTCCAGTATTTTTCTAGCACGTCTTCAACTTGCTTAATACGAATGATATCCTCAAACGGAAGGATATTGTTTCGTAGGATTTCATATGGTGAATGATCCATATAAACATATCCATGGTCCTTTGCACGTAGGCGTAAGCCTGTCCCACGTAGCATCTTTAAAAATCCTAGCTGTAGCTCTTCAGGTCGCATTTCAAACACATCATTAAATGTTTGACGGAAGGAATGATAATCCTCTTGGGGAAGTCCAGCTATTAAATCTAGATGCTGATCAATTTTTCCGCCATCTTTAACAAGGGTCACTGTCCGTTTAAGTTTACTAAAGTTTTGTTTCCTCATTACTAATTCATTCGTTGCATCATTCGTTGATTGAACACCAATTTCAAAACGGAATAATCCTGCAGGTGCATTCTCATTTAAAAATTCAATAACCTCAGGTCTCATAATGTCTGCTGTAATTTCAAACTGAAACACAGTACCTAGGCGATGCTCATCAATTAAAAATTGGAACATCTCCATAGCATAACTTCGACTAATATTGAACGTACGGTCTACGAACTTAATCGTTTTGGCTCCATTGTCCATTAGGTATCGGATATCATCTTTTACTTTTTCACGGTCAAAGTAACGAACGCCAACTTCGATCGAAGACAAACAGAATTGGCAACTAAATGGGCAGCCTCTGCTCGTTTCAATATAAGTGACACGTTTTGATAGCTGTGGGATATCCTCTTCAAAGCGGAATGGAGATGGGACTTCTTTTAAATCTAATTTATTCCTTTGTGGATTAATTATATATTGGTCATTTTCTTTAAAAGCTAGGCCACTAACTTCTTTCACGCTTTCTTGACTCTGTAATTTAAAGAGAAGTTGTTTGAAGGTTTCCTCGCCTTCACCAATAACAATATAATCAACCTCTGGTATGCGCTCAAGCCATTCTCTTACATCATAGGTAACCTCAGGACCACCAATGACAATAGTAAGTGAAGAGTCAATTTTTTTTAACATTTTTATAACCTTAATCGTCTCTTCAATGTTCCAAATATAACAACTAAAACCAATAATATCTGGTTTTTTACTATAAAGGTCAGTAACGATATTCATGACCGGGTCTTTAATTGTATATTCGGCGAGCGAAATATCAAATTCAGGGGCAGCATACGCCTTTAAGCATCGAA
Encoded here:
- a CDS encoding MFS transporter: MEYTKELSYKKRLANKKKHNGKSWAIISIASIPLIMTLGNSMLIPVLPLFEKKLGISSLQSSMIITLYSVVAIFLIPVAGYLSDRIGRKKVIIPSLIIAGIGGIIAAWGTWTADNPYTFVLIGRIFQGVGAAGAAPIVMPLVGDMFRDEDEVSSSLGVIETSNTFGKVLSPILGAALASFLWYSPFLAFPVFCFISILLMTFLVKTPDTTEEPPHFGEFISKIKDIFLEKGRWIYAVFAIGCILMYVLFGVLFYLSSTLEDNYGIDGLKKGLILAIPLASLCLASFITGKKISKNKVLMKWLTFIGLVFLATGVFIISFSENLWYLLSVFFLCGIGIGMALPCLDAFLTEGIEKSQRGTITSIYSSMRFIGVAVGPPVFAILMENSRLLMFYSTTAICIFAGIISLFAIKPKQTS
- a CDS encoding DUF3905 domain-containing protein, yielding MAKKKNEEKLEIDSPILDETQPHQISAPSFKGTGIKMQEPFVNEHGVVIGDSFYDSPNSPLNNWSDEVDPSIMAGDEWVHPTNDIGWNTTENRELLESKKPPKGVPFMHPDKDVGYGKD
- a CDS encoding B12-binding domain-containing radical SAM protein gives rise to the protein MNIVVSTLNAKYIHTSLSIRCLKAYAAPEFDISLAEYTIKDPVMNIVTDLYSKKPDIIGFSCYIWNIEETIKVIKMLKKIDSSLTIVIGGPEVTYDVREWLERIPEVDYIVIGEGEETFKQLLFKLQSQESVKEVSGLAFKENDQYIINPQRNKLDLKEVPSPFRFEEDIPQLSKRVTYIETSRGCPFSCQFCLSSIEVGVRYFDREKVKDDIRYLMDNGAKTIKFVDRTFNISRSYAMEMFQFLIDEHRLGTVFQFEITADIMRPEVIEFLNENAPAGLFRFEIGVQSTNDATNELVMRKQNFSKLKRTVTLVKDGGKIDQHLDLIAGLPQEDYHSFRQTFNDVFEMRPEELQLGFLKMLRGTGLRLRAKDHGYVYMDHSPYEILRNNILPFEDIIRIKQVEDVLEKYWNDHRMDATIEYLVTKVFETPFDFFQQFGAYWEEQGWSRIGHQLEDLFKRLHDFMASMDVENISIIEGFMKYDYLKNHKYKPRKPWWTDMMTKESRSSHYRNILENPSILGEAYLELNLSEKDIFKHTVLETLPFDLGEYLQSGEIIDTETMMLVYYDPYEPHAEIFTTNMSNTIL